One genomic window of Hirundo rustica isolate bHirRus1 chromosome 13, bHirRus1.pri.v3, whole genome shotgun sequence includes the following:
- the SNX33 gene encoding sorting nexin-33 — MALKARALYNFQSENKEEISIQENEELVIFSENSLDGWLQGQNSRGETGLFPASYVEILRSRSGSNYTDYSSSPVGSPGHDSSLYSASPSPGISYQGSFEDDDDDDWDDWDDACTVVEEPRSAPGTNGHPSPSLQYPAAYGHHQHAGYRPKPALERQDSMSSSKRGSVVGRNLNRFSCFVRSGVEAFILGDVPLMSKIAETYCIEMGSRGPQWRANPHPFICSVEDPTKQTKFKGIKSYISYKLTPSNINSPVYRRYKHFDWLYNRLLHKFTVISVPHLPEKQATGRFEEDFIEKRKRRLILWMDHMTSHPVLSQYEGFQHFLCCRDEKQWKLGKRRAEKDEMVGASFLLTIQIPTEHQDLQDVEDRVDAFKAFSKKMDDSVLQLTNVASELVRKHVGGFRKEFQKLGNAFQAISHSFHMDPPYSLDALNNAISHTGKTYETVGEMFAEQPKNDLFLMLDTLSLYQGLLSNFPDIIHLQKGAFAKVKESQRMSDEGRMDQEEADGIRKRCRVVGFALQAEMNHFHERRVADFKRMMQSYLRQQIVFYQRVSQQLEKTLRMYDNL; from the exons ATGGCGTTGAAAGCCAGAGCGCTTTACAACTTCCAGAGCGAAAACAAAGAGGAGATCAGCATCCAGGAGAACGAGGAGCTCGTCATCTTCAGCGAGAACTCCCTGGACGGGTGGTTGCAGGGCCAAAACAGCCGCGGAGAGACCGGCCTCTTCCCTGCTTCCTACGTCGAGATCCTCCGCTCCCGGTCGGGCTCCAACTACACGGACTATTCCAGCAGCCCGGTCGGCTCCCCCGGGCACGATTCCTCCTTGTACTCGGCATCCCCCAGCCCCGGCATCTCCTACCAGGGCAGTTTTGAGGATGACGATGATGACGATTGGGATGACTGGGACGATGCGTGCACGGTGGTGGAGGAGCCCCGGAGCGCGCCGGGCACCAACGGGCACCCCTCGCCCAGCCTGCAGTACCCGGCGGCCTACGGCCACCACCAGCACGCCGGGTACCGGCCCAAGCCGGCGCTGGAGAGGCAGGACAGCATGAGCTCCTCCAAGAGGGGCAGCGTGGTGGGGAGAAACCTCAACCGCTTCTCCTGCTTCGTCCGCTCCGGGGTGGAAGCCTTCATCCTGGGCGACGTGCCCCTGATGTCCAAGATCGCCGAGACCTACTGCATCGAGATGGGCTCCAGAGGCCCGCAGTGGAGGGCCAACCCCCACCCGTTCATCTGCTCCGTGGAGGATCCCACCAAGCAAACCAAGTTCAAGGGCATCAAGAGCTACATCTCCTACAAGCTGACCCCCAGCAACATCAACTCGCCCGTGTACCGGCGGTACAAGCACTTCGACTGGCTCTACAACCGCCTGCTGCACAAGTTCACGGTGATCTCGGTGCCCCACCTGCCCGAGAAGCAGGCCACCGGCCGCTTCGAGGAGGACTTCATCGAGAAGCGCAAGCGGCGGCTGATCCTCTGGATGGACCACATGACCAGCCACCCTGTCCTCTCCCAGTACGAGGGCTTCCAGCACTTCCTCTGCTGCCGCGACGAGAAGCAGTGGAAGCTGGGCAAACGCCGGGCGGAGAAGGACGAGATGGTGGGCGCCAGCTTCCTCCTCACCATCCAGATTCCCACGGAGCACCAGGACCTGCAGGATGTGGAGGACCGCGTGGATGCCTTCAAGGCCTTCAGCAAGAAGATGGACGACAGCGTCCTGCAGCTGACCAACGTGGCGTCGGAGCTGGTGCGCAAGCACGTGGGGGGATTCCGGAAGGAGTTCCAGAAGCTGGGCAATGCCTTCCAAGCCATCAGCCACTCTTTCCACATGGACCCTCCCTACAGCTTGGATGCCCTCAACAACGCCATCTCCCACACGGGGAAGACCTACGAGACTGTGGGGGAGATGTTCGCTGAGCAGCCCAAGAACGACCTGTTCCTCATGCTGGACACTCTCTCCTTGTACCAAGGGCTCCTCTCCAACTTCCCAGACATCATCCACCTGCAGAAAG GCGCCTTCGCCAAGGTGAAGGAGAGCCAGCGGATGAGCGACGAGGGCAGGATGGACCAGGAGGAGGCGGACGGGATCCGCAAGCGCTGCCGCGTGGTGGGCTTCGCCCTGCAGGCCGAGATGAACCACTTCCACGAGCGGCGCGTGGCCGACTTCAAGAGGATGATGCAGTCCTACCTGAGGCAGCAGATCGTCTTCTACCAGCGCGtcagccagcagctggagaagacGCTGCGCATGTACGACAACCTCTAA